One genomic window of Salvia miltiorrhiza cultivar Shanhuang (shh) chromosome 4, IMPLAD_Smil_shh, whole genome shotgun sequence includes the following:
- the LOC131020776 gene encoding NDR1/HIN1-like protein 6, translating to MLQPNPNPNPSLKSRSTMSAEKPPPPPLPLRRPPGYRDPSAQIHLQQHPPPPLKRRRRACCRICCCCFCIAAVILILVSASAAFTFYLWLQPRLPQIRLKSVRFSDFNVGTASGGEPVLDAASTVEVEIRNPNRNLGVVYGRSSVALSAVGGDVSLGERRVAGFSQERGGVTTLKLAVKVEGEVVDGRSAEVLRKGFRSGNLVVNAEMRSGVGVRHGRWATAPVEVVVVCGGVRPRGGGSMQPKCRIKVFNWVFIN from the exons ATGCTGCAAccaaatccaaatccaaatccCAG TTTGAAATCGAGATCAACAATGTCGGCCGagaagccgccgccgccgccgctgcctctccGAAGGCCACCGGGCTACAGAGACCCCAGCGCTCAAATCCACCTCCAGCAGCATCCTCCGCCGCCGTTGAAGCGGCGGCGGAGGGCGTGCTGCCgcatctgctgctgctgcttctgcATCGCCGCCGTGATCCTAATCCTCGTCTCCGCCTCCGCCGCATTCACCTTCTACCTCTGGCTACAGCCGCGGCTTCCCCAAATCCGCCTGAAATCGGTGAGATTCTCCGATTTCAACGTCGGCACGGCCTCCGGCGGGGAGCCGGTGCTGGACGCGGCGTCCACCGTGGAGGTCGAGATCAGGAACCCTAATCGGAATCTCGGAGTCGTCTACGGGAGGAGTTCCGTTGCGCTGAGCGCCGTCGGCGGCGACGTCAGCCTTGGCGAGCGGCGGGTGGCCGGATTCAGCCAGGAGAGGGGCGGCGTGACGACGTTGAAGCTGGCGGTGAAGGTTGAGGGGGAGGTCGTCGATGGCCGGAGCGCGGAGGTGCTGAGGAAGGGGTTCAGGAGCGGGAATTTGGTGGTGAATGCTGAGATGAGGAGTGGGGTCGGAGTGAGGCACGGGCGGTGGGCGACGGCGCcggtggaggtggtggttgTGTGCGGCGGAGTGAGGCCGAGAGGTGGTGGTTCCATGCAGCCTAAGTGCAGAATAAAGGTGTTTAATTG GGTGTTCATAAATTGA
- the LOC131020773 gene encoding uncharacterized protein LOC131020773, with translation MGHNCRRDCVIALIVLNAWLWQLVEGSSISSSERDSFLYDYAFKKIKKLRSGEVYDVAPPANFSGVEVAVARVRRRSLWRKGLTIGAVAIPARTLPRPFTRRVDLVYQNLGNWSSHYYDVPNHTFVAPVLGFLAYDSNGSGAIELRGGGDDDPLLLNFSGVAYGGVGGATRCVRFDRDGRLELEGTTRGSSCVVRAQGHFSLVVPRKAKRGYKWWVVGVGGGALGLVGVVLVVVGWKRLNRKKIKKMEQEAERCVGLETMWIGRSRMPFASGIRTQPVLENSYLP, from the coding sequence ATGGGGCACAATTGCAGAAGGGATTGTGTCATCGCTCTCATCGTGTTGAATGCATGGCTATGGCAGCTCGTTGAGGGATCATCAATATCATCATCGGAGAGGGATTCATTTCTCTACGATTACGCGTTCAAGAAGATCAAGAAGCTCCGGTCGGGGGAGGTGTACGACGTCGCCCCTCCGGCCAACTTCTCCGGCGTGGAGGTGGCCGTGGCCCGGGTGCGGCGGCGCAGCCTGTGGAGGAAAGGGCTCACCATCGGAGCCGTGGCGATCCCGGCTCGGACGCTGCCACGGCCCTTCACAAGGAGAGTGGATTTAGTGTATCAGAATCTTGGGAACTGGTCTTCACATTACTACGACGTGCCCAACCACACCTTCGTTGCACCTGTGCTAGGGTTTCTAGCCTACGACTCCAATGGGAGTGGGGCCATTGAGCTGAGGGGGGGTGGTGATGACGATCCTTTGCTGCTCAACTTCTCGGGCGTGGCCTACGGAGGCGTGGGCGGGGCCACGAGGTGCGTTAGGTTCGACAGGGATGGGAGGTTGGAGCTTGAAGGCACGACGAGGGGGAGCTCCTGCGTGGTGAGGGCGCAGGGCCACTTCTCCCTCGTCGTGCCTAGGAAGGCGAAGAGGGGTTATAAATGGTGGGTGGTGGGGGTTGGGGGGGGAGCTTTGGGGTTGGTGGGGGTGGTTTTGGTGGTGGTGGGATGGAAGAGGTTGAACAGGAAGAAGATCAAGAAAATGGAGCAAGAAGCTGAGAGGTGTGTAGGGTTGGAGACTATGTGGATTGGGAGGAGCAGAATGCCTTTTGCTTCAGGTATTAGGACACAGCCAGTTCTTGAAAATAgttatcttccttga
- the LOC131020775 gene encoding common plant regulatory factor 1-like isoform X2, with amino-acid sequence MGNSEEGKPCKIEVEQPSSPANDQGAAPVYPDWAMMQAYYGPQFAVPPYLNSAVASPHIPTPYMWMVPPQYMVPPYGASYPGYYSHEGAYGHPGVSTAGTSFSMATPAESSGNTDGGIVKKKSKDSQGLAVPIENGNADGGGHGPDRRLSESEVTDDSSDGTNEVTAEAGQSGVKRSRAGSPKSAKGDKDQKKGSADVGRGYGSTEETSHPAYTPAKAKENASTVPELKGSSILDVKPVAACNPQSSIIANEAQLQGTPNQPELKWEKRKQSNRESARRSRLRKQAEAEELATKVQTLITENMTLKSELDEFMKFSKKLELENGTLMEKLKDARPGEVDFLKIDGVRPKPVDTVNLLARVESNGATERRDEDGDSYEQRSRAAKLHQLLDAVAAG; translated from the exons ATGGGAAATAGTGAAGAAGGGAAGCCTTGTAAAATTGAAGTTGAACAACCATCGTCACCAGCGAAC GACCAGGGTGCTGCTCCTGTGTATCCCGACTGGGCGATGATGCAA GCTTACTATGGTCCCCAATTCGCTGTGCCACCATATCTTAACTCAGCTGTTGCTTCTCCTCATATCCCTACACCTTATATGTGGATGGTGCCTCCACAG TATATGGTACCTCCTTATGGGGCTTCATACCCAGGATACTATTCTCATGAAGGTGCTTATGGGCATCCTGGAGTTTCGACG GCTGGTACTTCGTTTAGCATGGCTACACCAGCTGAGTCATCAGGAAACACCGATGGAGGCATTGTGAAGAAGAAGTCGAAAGATTCTCAGGGGCTTGCAGTTCCAATCGAGAATGGAAATGCTGATGGTGGTGGACATGGACCAGATCGTAGACTGTCGGAAAG TGAGGTGACTGACGATTCCAGTGATGGAACAAACGAAGTTACAGCAGAG GCTGGTCAGAGTGGCGTGAAGAGAAGCCGAGCAGGATCTCCCAAGAGCG CAAAAGGTGACAAGGACCAGAAAAAGGGCAGTGCTGATGTTGGTCGAGGTTATGGAAGTACGGAAGAGACGTCTCATCCAGCATATACACCAGCAAAAGCAAAGGAAAACGCAAGTACTGTTCCGGAACTGAAGGGTTCTTCTATCCTGGACGTGAAGCCGGTAGCAGCTTGTAATCCGCAGTCATCAATTATTGCAAATGAAGCCCAGTTGCAG GGTACACCGAATCAACCGGAGCTGAAATGGGAGAAGAGGAAACAGTCGAATCGAGAATCTGCTAGAAGATCGAGATTGAGAAAACAG GCCGAGGCCGAGGAACTAGCCACCAAAGTTCAGACACTAATTACTGAGAATATGACTCTGAAATCCGAGTTAGATGAATTCATGAAGTTCTCCAAGAAACTAGAGCTTGAAAACGGCACACTAATG GAGAAGCTAAAAGATGCTCGACCGGGAGAAGTAGACTTCCTCAAGATTGACGGTGTGAGGCCAAAACCAGTCGACACAGTGAACCTACTCGCAAGAGTTGAAAGCAATGGTGCTACGGAGAGAAGGGATGAGGATGGTGATTCGTACGAGCAGAGAAGCCGAGCAGCAAAGCTTCATCAGCTGCTCGATGCTGTCGCTGCCGGTTGA
- the LOC131020772 gene encoding BTB/POZ domain-containing protein POB1-like isoform X2 — MRDSGLDLFDPSATVMDSAYSSSPSGSRDPDFGFAFNDSNFSDRVLRIEIVADCADAVPEPDGCKTLADWALRKSKRRRGDIARKENALDINNCPEEQILDGQPEAEDGVGDENHDEEEIPMIEDSPSGDEAVHSDDSNWSEDGSRVIRVKTLHISSPILAAKSPFFYKLFSNGMMESEQRHVTLRINASEEAALMELLNFMYSNTLSTNTAPALLDVLMAADKFEVASCMRHCSRLLRTLPMTPESALLYLDLPSSVLMADAVQPLTDAAKQFLAGRYKDISKFQDEVMNLPLAGIEAILSSDDLQVASEDAVYDFALKWTRTHYQKLEERRDILCTRLGRYIRFPYMTSRKLRKVLTCNDFDQDFATKAVLDALFFKAEAPHRQRIHAVEESSSSSRRFVERSYKYRPVKVVEFELPRQQCVVYLDLKRDECSNLFPSGRVYSQAFHLGGQGFFLSAHCNMDQGSSFHCFGLFLGMQEKGSVSFAVDYEFAARSKPTEEYISKYKGNYTFTGGKAVGYRNLFSIPWTSFMADDSLYFINDILHLRAELTIKREVAPSS; from the exons ATGAGGGATTCGGGTCTGGATCTGTTCGACCCGAGCGCCACCGTCATGGACTCCGCATACAGCTCCTCCCCCAGCGGCAGCCGCGACCCCGATTTCGGCTTCGCCTTCAACGACAGCAATTTCTCCGACCGCGTGCTTCGAATCGAGATTGTCGCCGATTGCGCCGACGCCGTGCCCGAACCCGACGGTTGCAAAACCCTAGCTGATTGGGCGCTGCGCAAGAGCAAGCGGCGCCGTGGGGACATAGCTAGGAAGGAGAATG CTTTGGATATCAACAACTGCCCTGAAGAGCAGATTTTAGATGGTCAGCCCGAAGCTGAGGATGGCGTTGGTGATGAGAATCATGATGAGGAAGAGATTCCAATGATAGAAGATTCTCCATCAG GGGATGAAGCTGTTCATAGCGATGACTCAAATTGGTCTGAAGATGGTTCAAGAGTGATCAGAGTGAAAACTTTGCATATTAGCTCTCCCATCTTAGCAGCCAAGAGTCCATTTTTCTATAAG TTGTTCTCAAATGGTATGATGGAATCAGAACAGAGACATGTCACCCTACGAATTAATGCCTCAG AAGAAGCTGCACTTATGGAACTCCTAAATTTTATGTATAGCAACACGTTAAGCACCAATACAGCTCCTGCTCTATTAGACGTGCTAATGGCTGCTGATAAGTTCGAGGTAGCTTCATGCATGAGACATTGCAGTCGTTTATTGAGAACATTGCCCATGACTCCAGAGTCTGCGTTACTGTATCTGGATCTTCCTTCTAGTGTCCTTATGGCTGATGCAGTTCAACCACTGACTGATGCAGCAAAACAATTCTTAGCTGGACGTTATAAAGATATATCAAA GTTCCAAGATGAGGTTATGAATTTGCCTCTTGCTGGGATTGAGGCAATTCTGTCTAGCGATGATCTTCAGGTGGCTTCAGAGGATGCAGTTTACGACTTTGCACTAAAGTGGACCAGGACTCACTATCAGAAGCTGGAGGAGCGGCGGGACATCCTCTGTACACGCTTGGGTCGCTATATCCGTTTCCCTTACATGACTTCCCGGAAGCTTAGGAAAGTTCTGACCTGCAATGACTTCGACCAAGATTTTGCTACTAAAGCTGTGCTTGATGCCCTATTTTTCAAGGCAGAGGCCCCACATCGTCAGAGAATACATGCCGTGGAGGAGTCATCATCCTCTAGCCGTCGGTTTGTGGAGCGGTCGTACAAGTACAGGCCGGTCAAGGTAGTCGAGTTTGAGCTACCACGCCAGCAGTGCGTAGTCTACTTAGATCTAAAGCGGGACGAGTGCTCGAATCTGTTCCCGTCAGGGCGGGTGTATTCTCAAGCGTTCCACTTGGGCGGGCAAGGCTTCTTCCTATCCGCGCATTGCAACATGGATCAAGGGAGCTCGTTTCATTGCTTCGGCCTCTTCCTAGGGATGCAAGAAAAGGGTTCCGTTTCATTCGCCGTGGACTATGAATTCGCCGCCAGATCCAAACCCACAGAAGAATACATCAGCAAATACAAGGGTAACTACACATTCACCGGCGGCAAGGCGGTTGGATATCGCAACCTATTCAGCATCCCGTGGACTTCGTTCATGGCCGACGACAGTCTTTACTTCATTAACGACATACTCCATCTTAGAGCTGAGCTCACCATCAAACGCGAGGTGGCGCCCTCGtcgtag
- the LOC131020778 gene encoding ubiquitin-conjugating enzyme E2 28-like, whose product MASKRILKELKDLQKDPPTSCSAGPVGEDMFHWQATIMGPQDSPYAGGVFLVTIHFPPDYPFKPPKVAFRTKVFHPNINSNGSICLDILKEQWSPALTISKVLLSICSLLTDPNPDDPLVPEIAHMYKTDRAKYEQTARSWTQKYAMG is encoded by the exons ATGGCTTCCAAACGGATCTTGAAGGAGCTCAAGGATTTGCAGAAGGATCCCCCGACTTCTTGCAGCGCAG GACCTGTTGGTGAAGACATGTTTCACTGGCAGGCAACGATAATGGGTCCACAGGATAGTCCGTATGCGGGAGGAGTGTTTTTAGTCACTATTCATTTCCCCCCCGATTATCCTTTCAAGCCTCCGAAG GTTGCATTCAGGACAAAGGTTTTTCACCCAAACATTAACAGCAATGGTAGCATATGCCTCGACATTTTGAAGGAGCAGTGGAGCCCCGCCTTGACAATATCTAAG GTGTTGCTCTCAATCTGCTCGCTCCTGACGGATCCGAACCCCGACGACCCGTTGGTGCCTGAGATCGCTCATATGTACAAGACGGATAGGGCCAAGTACGAGCAAACTGCTCGGAGCTGGACTCAGAAGTATGCCATGGGTTGA
- the LOC131020771 gene encoding F-box/kelch-repeat protein At3g61590-like, protein MEGETSWASHCADESTNDAVQLDSFSELDDEAENDVCAVTLDLILPDDLLERILAYLPVASIFRAGCVCKRWNEIVKSKRFLWNSARVFSVRPWYFMFTSSDEPVGYAYDPVLRKWYGIDLPCIEKSNWFVVSSCGLVCFMDNDSRSELYVCNPITRSWKGLDEPPGPKFSDYSALAVAVDRTSHSYVVSIVKSKQVPENFFQWDLSIHLYDSEATTWATALTEVLTGWRGGDESVICGGVLYFLIYSTGGGGPDNRHGIVTYDLGSRLPRRGGSGSLMRSFVPVPCPLTCGRLMNLKERLIMVGGIGKPDRPGIIKGIGIWALNGRAWEEVARMPHKYFQGFGELDDVFASSGTDELIYIQSYGAPALLVFHLGHKQWKWSQKCPVAKRFPLQLFTGFCFEPSVLDLDYGGGLHYSLYSRI, encoded by the coding sequence ATGGAAGGAGAAACTTCGTGGGCCAGTCATTGCGCGGATGAGTCGACAAATGATGCTGTGCAGTTGGATTCGTTCTCGGAGCTTGATGATGAGGCTGAAAACGATGTTTGTGCAGTTACTTTGGATTTGATCTTGCCCGATGATCTGTTAGAAAGGATATTGGCGTATCTCCCGGTTGCCAGCATCTTTCGGGCCGGCTGTGTGTGTAAAAGGTGGAACGAGATAGTGAAATCGAAGAGGTTTTTGTGGAATAGTGCTCGAGTATTTAGCGTGAGGCCGTGGTACTTTATGTTCACTAGCTCGGACGAGCCGGTTGGCTATGCCTATGATCCTGTCCTTCGGAAGTGGTATGGCATCGACCTCCCCTGTATCGAGAAATCCAATTGGTTCGTCGTTTCATCGTGTGGCTTGGTGTGCTTCATGGACAACGACAGCAGGAGCGAGCTCTACGTTTGCAACCCGATAACCAGAAGCTGGAAGGGGCTGGACGAGCCCCCGGGCCCCAAATTCTCCGACTACAGCGCGCTGGCGGTCGCGGTCGACCGGACGTCCCACAGCTACGTCGTCTCGATCGTCAAGTCGAAGCAAGTCCCCGAGAACTTCTTCCAGTGGGACCTGTCCATCCACCTCTACGACTCGGAGGCCACGACGTGGGCGACCGCCCTGACGGAGGTCCTGACGGGGTGGAGGGGCGGCGACGAGAGCGTCATCTGTGGCGGGGTGCTCTACTTCCTTATATACTCGACGGGCGGCGGCGGGCCCGACAATCGGCACGGCATCGTGACGTACGACCTCGGGAGCCGGCTGCCCCGGCGTGGCGGCAGTGGCTCCCTGATGAGGAGCTTCGTGCCGGTGCCGTGCCCCCTGACGTGCGGGCGGCTGATGAACCTCAAGGAGAGGCTAATAATGGTGGGCGGGATCGGGAAGCCCGACCGGCCGGGGATCATCAAGGGCATCGGGATATGGGCGTTGAACGGGAGGGCGTGGGAGGAGGTGGCGCGGATGCCGCACAAGTATTTTCAGGGATTCGGCGAGCTGGACGACGTGTTTGCGAGCAGCGGGACGGACGAGCTCATATATATACAGAGCTACGGCGCGCCGGCGCTCCTCGTCTTCCATTTAGGTCACAAGCAGTGGAAGTGGTCGCAGAAATGCCCCGTTGCTAAGCGGTTTCCGCTGCAGCTCTTCACTGGTTTTTGCTTTGAACCCTCTGTTTTAGATTTAGATTATGGTGGTGGATTACATTATTCTTTATACTCaagaatttga
- the LOC131020772 gene encoding BTB/POZ domain-containing protein POB1-like isoform X1, translated as MRDSGLDLFDPSATVMDSAYSSSPSGSRDPDFGFAFNDSNFSDRVLRIEIVADCADAVPEPDGCKTLADWALRKSKRRRGDIARKENDMYHSFAALDINNCPEEQILDGQPEAEDGVGDENHDEEEIPMIEDSPSGDEAVHSDDSNWSEDGSRVIRVKTLHISSPILAAKSPFFYKLFSNGMMESEQRHVTLRINASEEAALMELLNFMYSNTLSTNTAPALLDVLMAADKFEVASCMRHCSRLLRTLPMTPESALLYLDLPSSVLMADAVQPLTDAAKQFLAGRYKDISKFQDEVMNLPLAGIEAILSSDDLQVASEDAVYDFALKWTRTHYQKLEERRDILCTRLGRYIRFPYMTSRKLRKVLTCNDFDQDFATKAVLDALFFKAEAPHRQRIHAVEESSSSSRRFVERSYKYRPVKVVEFELPRQQCVVYLDLKRDECSNLFPSGRVYSQAFHLGGQGFFLSAHCNMDQGSSFHCFGLFLGMQEKGSVSFAVDYEFAARSKPTEEYISKYKGNYTFTGGKAVGYRNLFSIPWTSFMADDSLYFINDILHLRAELTIKREVAPSS; from the exons ATGAGGGATTCGGGTCTGGATCTGTTCGACCCGAGCGCCACCGTCATGGACTCCGCATACAGCTCCTCCCCCAGCGGCAGCCGCGACCCCGATTTCGGCTTCGCCTTCAACGACAGCAATTTCTCCGACCGCGTGCTTCGAATCGAGATTGTCGCCGATTGCGCCGACGCCGTGCCCGAACCCGACGGTTGCAAAACCCTAGCTGATTGGGCGCTGCGCAAGAGCAAGCGGCGCCGTGGGGACATAGCTAGGAAGGAGAATG ACATGTACCACTCGTTTGCAGCTTTGGATATCAACAACTGCCCTGAAGAGCAGATTTTAGATGGTCAGCCCGAAGCTGAGGATGGCGTTGGTGATGAGAATCATGATGAGGAAGAGATTCCAATGATAGAAGATTCTCCATCAG GGGATGAAGCTGTTCATAGCGATGACTCAAATTGGTCTGAAGATGGTTCAAGAGTGATCAGAGTGAAAACTTTGCATATTAGCTCTCCCATCTTAGCAGCCAAGAGTCCATTTTTCTATAAG TTGTTCTCAAATGGTATGATGGAATCAGAACAGAGACATGTCACCCTACGAATTAATGCCTCAG AAGAAGCTGCACTTATGGAACTCCTAAATTTTATGTATAGCAACACGTTAAGCACCAATACAGCTCCTGCTCTATTAGACGTGCTAATGGCTGCTGATAAGTTCGAGGTAGCTTCATGCATGAGACATTGCAGTCGTTTATTGAGAACATTGCCCATGACTCCAGAGTCTGCGTTACTGTATCTGGATCTTCCTTCTAGTGTCCTTATGGCTGATGCAGTTCAACCACTGACTGATGCAGCAAAACAATTCTTAGCTGGACGTTATAAAGATATATCAAA GTTCCAAGATGAGGTTATGAATTTGCCTCTTGCTGGGATTGAGGCAATTCTGTCTAGCGATGATCTTCAGGTGGCTTCAGAGGATGCAGTTTACGACTTTGCACTAAAGTGGACCAGGACTCACTATCAGAAGCTGGAGGAGCGGCGGGACATCCTCTGTACACGCTTGGGTCGCTATATCCGTTTCCCTTACATGACTTCCCGGAAGCTTAGGAAAGTTCTGACCTGCAATGACTTCGACCAAGATTTTGCTACTAAAGCTGTGCTTGATGCCCTATTTTTCAAGGCAGAGGCCCCACATCGTCAGAGAATACATGCCGTGGAGGAGTCATCATCCTCTAGCCGTCGGTTTGTGGAGCGGTCGTACAAGTACAGGCCGGTCAAGGTAGTCGAGTTTGAGCTACCACGCCAGCAGTGCGTAGTCTACTTAGATCTAAAGCGGGACGAGTGCTCGAATCTGTTCCCGTCAGGGCGGGTGTATTCTCAAGCGTTCCACTTGGGCGGGCAAGGCTTCTTCCTATCCGCGCATTGCAACATGGATCAAGGGAGCTCGTTTCATTGCTTCGGCCTCTTCCTAGGGATGCAAGAAAAGGGTTCCGTTTCATTCGCCGTGGACTATGAATTCGCCGCCAGATCCAAACCCACAGAAGAATACATCAGCAAATACAAGGGTAACTACACATTCACCGGCGGCAAGGCGGTTGGATATCGCAACCTATTCAGCATCCCGTGGACTTCGTTCATGGCCGACGACAGTCTTTACTTCATTAACGACATACTCCATCTTAGAGCTGAGCTCACCATCAAACGCGAGGTGGCGCCCTCGtcgtag
- the LOC131020774 gene encoding eukaryotic translation initiation factor 1A, whose translation MPKNKGKGGKNRKRGKNEADDEKRELVFKEDGQEYAQVMRMLGNGRCEATCIDGVKRLCHIRGKMHKKVWIAAGDIILVGLRDYQDDKADVILKYMPDEARLLKAYGELPENTRLNEGIAGGLDEEDDGPGDDYIEFEDEDIDKL comes from the exons ATGCCGAAGAACAAGGGAAAGGGAGGTAAGAATCGGAAGAGGGGAAAGAACGAGGCCGACGATGAGAAGAGAGAGCTCGTCTTCAAGGAGGATGGCCAGGAATACGCGCAGGTCATGCGCATGCTCGGGAACGGCCGCTGCGAGGCCACGTGTATCGACGGCGTCAAGCGACTCTGCCATATCCGCGGCAAGATGCACAAGAAGGTCTGGATCGCCGCCGGTGATATCATCCTCGTCGGCCTCCGCGACTATCAG GATGACAAGGCTGATGTGATCTTGAAATACATGCCCGACGAGGCTAGGCTGTTGAAGGCGTACGGTGAGCTGCCGGAGAACACCAGGCTGAACGAGGGTATCGCCGGTGGGCTCGACGAGGAAGACGATGGCCCCGGCGACGACTACATTGAATTCGAGGACGAAGACATTGACAAACTCTAG
- the LOC131020775 gene encoding common plant regulatory factor 1-like isoform X1, translated as MGNSEEGKPCKIEVEQPSSPANDQGAAPVYPDWAMMQAYYGPQFAVPPYLNSAVASPHIPTPYMWMVPPQYMVPPYGASYPGYYSHEGAYGHPGVSTAGTSFSMATPAESSGNTDGGIVKKKSKDSQGLAVPIENGNADGGGHGPDRRLSESEVTDDSSDGTNEVTAEAGQSGVKRSRAGSPKSAAKGDKDQKKGSADVGRGYGSTEETSHPAYTPAKAKENASTVPELKGSSILDVKPVAACNPQSSIIANEAQLQGTPNQPELKWEKRKQSNRESARRSRLRKQAEAEELATKVQTLITENMTLKSELDEFMKFSKKLELENGTLMEKLKDARPGEVDFLKIDGVRPKPVDTVNLLARVESNGATERRDEDGDSYEQRSRAAKLHQLLDAVAAG; from the exons ATGGGAAATAGTGAAGAAGGGAAGCCTTGTAAAATTGAAGTTGAACAACCATCGTCACCAGCGAAC GACCAGGGTGCTGCTCCTGTGTATCCCGACTGGGCGATGATGCAA GCTTACTATGGTCCCCAATTCGCTGTGCCACCATATCTTAACTCAGCTGTTGCTTCTCCTCATATCCCTACACCTTATATGTGGATGGTGCCTCCACAG TATATGGTACCTCCTTATGGGGCTTCATACCCAGGATACTATTCTCATGAAGGTGCTTATGGGCATCCTGGAGTTTCGACG GCTGGTACTTCGTTTAGCATGGCTACACCAGCTGAGTCATCAGGAAACACCGATGGAGGCATTGTGAAGAAGAAGTCGAAAGATTCTCAGGGGCTTGCAGTTCCAATCGAGAATGGAAATGCTGATGGTGGTGGACATGGACCAGATCGTAGACTGTCGGAAAG TGAGGTGACTGACGATTCCAGTGATGGAACAAACGAAGTTACAGCAGAG GCTGGTCAGAGTGGCGTGAAGAGAAGCCGAGCAGGATCTCCCAAGAGCG CAGCAAAAGGTGACAAGGACCAGAAAAAGGGCAGTGCTGATGTTGGTCGAGGTTATGGAAGTACGGAAGAGACGTCTCATCCAGCATATACACCAGCAAAAGCAAAGGAAAACGCAAGTACTGTTCCGGAACTGAAGGGTTCTTCTATCCTGGACGTGAAGCCGGTAGCAGCTTGTAATCCGCAGTCATCAATTATTGCAAATGAAGCCCAGTTGCAG GGTACACCGAATCAACCGGAGCTGAAATGGGAGAAGAGGAAACAGTCGAATCGAGAATCTGCTAGAAGATCGAGATTGAGAAAACAG GCCGAGGCCGAGGAACTAGCCACCAAAGTTCAGACACTAATTACTGAGAATATGACTCTGAAATCCGAGTTAGATGAATTCATGAAGTTCTCCAAGAAACTAGAGCTTGAAAACGGCACACTAATG GAGAAGCTAAAAGATGCTCGACCGGGAGAAGTAGACTTCCTCAAGATTGACGGTGTGAGGCCAAAACCAGTCGACACAGTGAACCTACTCGCAAGAGTTGAAAGCAATGGTGCTACGGAGAGAAGGGATGAGGATGGTGATTCGTACGAGCAGAGAAGCCGAGCAGCAAAGCTTCATCAGCTGCTCGATGCTGTCGCTGCCGGTTGA
- the LOC131020777 gene encoding ubiquitin-conjugating enzyme E2 28-like: MASKRILKELKDLQKDPPTSCSAGPVGEDMFHWQATIMGPQDSPYAGGVFLVTIHFPPDYPFKPPKVAFRTKVFHPNINSNGSICLDILKEQWSPALTISKVLLSICSLLTDPNPDDPLVPEIAHMYKTDRAKYEQTARSWTQKYAMG; encoded by the exons ATGGCTTCCAAACGGATCTTGAAGGAGCTCAAGGATTTGCAGAAGGATCCCCCAACTTCTTGCAGCGCAG GACCTGTTGGTGAAGACATGTTTCACTGGCAGGCAACGATAATGGGTCCACAGGATAGTCCGTATGCGGGAGGAGTGTTTTTAGTCACTATTCATTTCCCCCCCGATTACCCTTTCAAGCCTCCGAAG GTTGCATTCAGGACAAAGGTTTTTCACCCAAACATTAACAGCAATGGTAGCATATGCCTCGACATTTTGAAGGAGCAGTGGAGCCCCGCCTTGACAATATCTAAG GTGTTGCTCTCAATCTGCTCACTCTTGACGGATCCGAACCCCGACGACCCGTTGGTGCCTGAGATCGCTCATATGTACAAGACGGATAGGGCCAAGTACGAGCAAACTGCTCGGAGCTGGACTCAGAAGTATGCCATGGGTTAA